The following is a genomic window from Blattabacterium cuenoti.
GATATAGCAAAAAGAATGATGGATTATGGATATCATGCTCCTACAATTTCTTTTCCAGTAAATGGATGTATGATGATTGAACCTACTGAAAGTGAATCTAAAGAAGAATTAGATCGTTTTATAGATACTTTAATTTCTATACGCAAAGAAATTGATGAAATTAAATGTGGAATGTTTTCTCATACAAATAATGTTTTAACCAATGCACCTCATCCTATAGATATTTTTATAGATGAAAAATGGGAATATCCTTATTCTAAAGAAAAAGCGGCTTATCCTTTAAATTGGATAAAAGAAAGAAAATTTTGGCCATCATTATCTAGAATTAATGATGGATATGGAGATAGAAATTTAATTTGTAATTGTACTTAAAAAAAAGTAGTAAATTTTGAATACGGTTTAATTGTAACAAAATTTTTTTTCTTAAATTTTAAAAATCCAACAAGAGCTATCATTGCTCCATTATCAGTAGTATATTTTTTTTTCGGAATAAATACTTCTATATTTTTTTTTTTTAAAGAAAAAAATTGTTTTCTAATTTCATTATTAGCAGATACTCCACCTGCTAATACAATTCTAAAAATTTTTGTTTGTTTCATTGCTAATATTATTTTTTCTATTAAAATTTCTGAAATTGTTTTTTGTATTGATGCACATAAACTGTGAATATTATTTTTAATAAAATTGGAATTATCTTTTAATTGATATTGAATAAATCTATAAACTTGACTTTTTAAGCCACTAAAACTAAAATTTAATCCTTTTACATTAGGTTTAGAAAAAGAAAATTTTTTATTATTTCCTAATTTAGAATATTTATCTAAAAAAATAGCTCCAGGATAAGTAAATCCAAATAATCTTGCTATCTTATCTAAAGATTCACCAACAGCATCATCTAAAGTAGATCCTAATATTTTCATATCAAAAAAATCATTTACTTGAATAATTTGAGTATGGGCTCCACTAATCATTAAACATAAAAATGGAAATTTTGGGAATGAATTATTTAAATTTGCATTTTGTATAAAATGTGATAATATATGTGCTTGTATATGATTAACCTCAATAAGAGGAATATTTAATCCAATTGAAAATGATTTTGCAAAAGAATAACCTACTAATAAAGATCCTATTAATCCTGGTCCTATAGTGACAGACACAGCATTAAGTTGAGATCGTTTAATATTAGCGATTTTAATAGCTTTATTTACAGTAGAAAATAAATATTTATCATGTTCTCTAGATGCTAATTCTGGAACAATACCTCCATATTTTTTATGAATTGTTTGATGAATAATAATATTAGATATTACTTCTCTATTTCTAATAATAGATACAGCTGTATCATCACAT
Proteins encoded in this region:
- the tsaD gene encoding tRNA (adenosine(37)-N6)-threonylcarbamoyltransferase complex transferase subunit TsaD encodes the protein MTLKQPIIILGIESSCDDTAVSIIRNREVISNIIIHQTIHKKYGGIVPELASREHDKYLFSTVNKAIKIANIKRSQLNAVSVTIGPGLIGSLLVGYSFAKSFSIGLNIPLIEVNHIQAHILSHFIQNANLNNSFPKFPFLCLMISGAHTQIIQVNDFFDMKILGSTLDDAVGESLDKIARLFGFTYPGAIFLDKYSKLGNNKKFSFSKPNVKGLNFSFSGLKSQVYRFIQYQLKDNSNFIKNNIHSLCASIQKTISEILIEKIILAMKQTKIFRIVLAGGVSANNEIRKQFFSLKKKNIEVFIPKKKYTTDNGAMIALVGFLKFKKKNFVTIKPYSKFTTFF